One genomic segment of Erythrolamprus reginae isolate rEryReg1 chromosome 2, rEryReg1.hap1, whole genome shotgun sequence includes these proteins:
- the ARL14EPL gene encoding ARL14 effector protein-like isoform X2, protein MDNSSEHPYSLVDPSAAGELAGGSSAGTKEMTLEQKQQQQIERQLKCLAFQNPGPLLADFNPETREQQKKVCMSMINQDCFNTTKKTVKKYDKHGHLISNKTDLCDCLEKNCLGCFYPCPKCNSTKCGAECRCNRKWIYEQIQVEAGQIIRFPFRNN, encoded by the exons ATGGACAATTCTTCAGAACACCCCTATTCTTTGGTGGACCCGTCTGCAGCAGGGGAATTGGCAGGAGGGAGCAGTGCAGGCACTAAAGAGATGACCTTGGAGCAGAAACAACAG CAACAAATTGAACGGCAGCTAAAATGCTTGGCATTTCAAAATCCAGGACCCCTGCTGGCAGATTTCAACCCAGAAACTCGGGAACAACAAAAGAAAGTCTGTATGTCAATGATAAACCAGGATTGTTTTAATACGACAAAGAA GACTGTGAAGAAATATGACAAACACGGCCACCTGATTTCCAATAAAACAGATTTGTGTGATTGCCTAGAGAAGAACTGCCTGGGCTGCTTTTACCCTTGTCCTAAGTGTAATTCAACCAAGTGTGGGGCAGAATGTCGCTGCAACCGAAAATGGATCTATGAGCAAATTCAGGTGGAGGCTGGCCAAATCATCCGATTTCCATTTAGAAACAACTAG